A part of Aegilops tauschii subsp. strangulata cultivar AL8/78 chromosome 2, Aet v6.0, whole genome shotgun sequence genomic DNA contains:
- the LOC109761521 gene encoding uncharacterized protein encodes MDRFQDGHHVRLRSRVQRTYLHAADDGESVTLSQPRASMNAAWAVHIYDGGDGDGEGDGDGDGDRDGGGPYLLLHNAAYGRYLAATARPARRGHNGLRTELRDYDQPEVEAIMWRAVVSDFADDVVMLRHVGGSYLRANGKYLPWNSAGVTVDDKASSMMYWIVEPIPLREAGMPAIPGPLPNRPIFSAIFSSPGRRIRFVLALEDGHYPEDPEDDGWRQFWFRGRSAFSLRGYLAAHIDEDDPNIAMCVRAGRHGRLTPLVVDLPNGGYGGTLEIVVFLAGTPGYDTLRYPAVDAQ; translated from the exons ATGGACCGCTTCCAGGACGGGCACCACGTGCGGCTGCGGAGCCGCGTGCAGCGCACCTACCTCCACGCCGCCGACGACGGGGAGAGCGTCACGCTCAGCCAGCCCCGCGCCTCCATGAACGCGGCGTGGGCAGTGCACATCTACGACGGCGGAGACGGCGACGGCGAAGGAGACGGAGACGGCGATGGAGACCGCGACGGCGGTGGCCCGTACCTGCTCCTCCACAACGCCGCCTACGGCCGCTACCTCGCCGCCACGGCCAGGCCGGCGCGGCGCGGCCACAACGGCCTCCGCACGGAACTGCGCGACTACGATCAGCCGGAGGTGGAGGCCATCATGTGGCGGGCCGTCGTGTCGGACTTCGCGGACGACGTCGTCATGCTCCGCCATGTCGGCGGCAGCTACCTCCGCGCCAACGGCAAGTACCTCCCCTGGAACTCCGCCGGCGTCACCGTAGACGACAAGGCCAGCTCCATGATGTACTGGATCGTCGAGCCCATCCCCTTGAGAGAGGCGGGCATGCCTGCCATTCCTGGCCCGCTTCCG AATCGCCCGATATTCTCCGCCATATTTAGTTCTCCCGGACGGCGCATCCGGTTCGTGCTGGCGCTCGAGGACGGGCACTACCCCGAGGACCCCGAGGACGACGGCTGGCGCCAGTTCTGGTTCAGGGGGAGGTCCGCGTTCAGCCTGAGAGGCTACCTGGCGGCCCACATCGACGAGGACGACCCGAACATCGCCATGTGCGTCCGAGCGGGCCGCCATGGGAGGCTGACCCCGCTCGTCGTCGACCTGCCCAACGGTGGCTATGGTGGGACCCTTGAGATCGTCGTCTTCCTGGCCGGGACCCCTG GCTACGACACGCTGCGATACCCGGCTGTCGATGCACAGTAG